In Miscanthus floridulus cultivar M001 chromosome 8, ASM1932011v1, whole genome shotgun sequence, the sequence TGATGTCAAGTTGGTAAGGTGAAAAATGTGACTTATGGAGCGAGATTTACATCATACTAGCTGGAGCCTTTTTGGGAGCTTTTCTGAATTGCAGGCAGAGTGCTGTGATTACGCTGAAGATGTAGCACCTCCAGGAAATCACGTAGTAAATCCTGCTGTCATTTATGTTTGATTGATGTTCAGTTGCCATGGCAAGATCCAACCTGAATCTCTGTCATTATATTCATTGtctttggaaaagaaaaaaaaaaggagaaagaagATGAGGCCACTCAGCAAAACCACCAGTGGATTGTTCCTGTTTGGGCTGGAAAATTCTTTCACCCAGCAACAATTAATTCAATTATTCAATCATATGGGCAACATCAACAccttatatatatgaatatgaATATATCCAACAAGCTCTGAAACCACACAAGTATATCCAACATTTGATAACGCATCGTCAACAAAACTGAATACAATACTTCTGAGAAGTAGAAAGCATGGATAGAGGTAGCAAAATTGTATAGTCTGTGACAGCTAGAATTGTACGTATAGTTTGTGACAGCTAGAATTGTACGTATAGTTTGTGACCAGAAAAGACTTGAATCCCTGTCTACACTCTTGTCTGCTCACAGCCAACACAGGAAACAACAACAAAGGCCGGCTTTGCGCACGACCTTCACACTTGGTCACGACCTGCACAAAAGAGGAATAACTTCATGTTTGCTACTGAAAGATATATAGTGCGGGTATATATATAGCTAGGCGGTCAACCCAAGAGAAGTATAACCGCACCGTGAATGGGGATTTCATCCTTCAGCAGGATCCTCATCCTTGCTGATACTGGGCTTGGTGTTTCGTTTTCTCGTATACCACCTGTAACGGGACCTTCAAAGAAGTAATACACCACGTAGTCAGTCAAGAGTTACTGATTACGATAATAATATATGTACTAAAAGAATCGCTAAATGTGAGAGGAAATTAATTCTGGAGCAGAAATCTCAGTCAAACGGATGGAATGCCTCTCTAAATAGGTCTCAGGTTCGTGAAATTCTGGAACAGAAGAAAACACAGTCTGTTCGTGAAATTTCACAGGTTCGTGAAATTGTGGAAAATGCCAAGCACAAATTAAGCTAGCTATAGTAGTACCGTACCGTTTTGAAGGGAGGGCGCTTCCAAGCGAGAACGTCTCGCTGGTTGATCGGCCGTGGCACGCCGTCCTCCGGCATCACCGCGAAGTGCACGACGGCGCTTTGATTCACGTCGACGGAGAAGACGTACTGTTCCAGGAAGAAGTAGACGACGGCGGGCTCGTTGGGGTGCACAAGCGCGACCACGGGGACCACATCCCTCGGCATCTGCACGTAGTTGGCGCTGTTCCAGATGTTCGCCAGCGTCGTCTGCCTGGGGTTGTCCTCCCACCTGGCGTCGCCGATCGCCTGCGGCAAGTCCAGCGTCCAGACGACCACCCGCGTCTGTCCCTCGGGATCGTTGCGCCTGCGAGCGACGTCCACGAACCGCATCTCGCCGGCGCTCACACCCACGATGCGGTACCTGTCGATTTGCGCCAGCGGCTCGTGCCTGTTCTCGAACCCGGCGAGGACCGGGAGCGCCACGAACTCCAGCGTCGGCAGTAGATCTTGGACCGGGGCTGGGTCGCAGGCGACGAGGCCCCGCGAGAGGTTGACCCACCAGAGCTTCTCGTCGTGGGCGATCACGTCGTGGGTAGTCCACTGCGGGTTGGCCTCGTCGTCGAGGACGGGCCAGGTGAGATACGTCTGGTTCCACTCCCACTCCAACGTGTCGTTCTCCTGGTCCTGGTGAGAGCGGCAGGTGATGAAGGGGACGGTGTTGTCCGCTTCGCGATTGGTGGCCTGGAGCTCCGCGACCACATTCGTGCCGTTGCCGCCGCGGATGCTGAGGAAGCCAACGTTCCTGACGCCGGAGAAGTGGGGCAATCCGGGGGTGCGGTTGAGGAGGCGCGTGGCGGTGACGTCGAACACTCTgcgtccggcggcggcggcggcccgctCATCAGGCATGAAGTCGGTGTCGGTGTCGAGCGCCAGGAAGATGTTCAGGGTGTTGGGCTCGGAGGGCCTCTCGAGCTCGTGGAGGAGGAGGTCCTTGTTGCAGGTGGCAACGATGGAGAGCTGGCCGCGCACGACGCCGACCCTCGTGAGCGCGGTGAGCCTGGTGACGCGCGGCGGCGGGCTGTCGAGCGGTAGCTTGAGGTCAAGGTAGCGGTCATCCAAGGCATTGGCGCCGTGCTGCACCTGCACGACGACGACGCGGCGGCCCAGGGTGAACCATTTCTCCGGCTCCGGCTGGGCCATTCCGatcgagagagagaaagggagcgGAAAAGGGAGAGGGGGAGGGGAGATTTTGGCAATTGGTATTTGGTTGGACCACCGCCGCGCCGGTGTTGTGTTTTTGTAGGGTTCGGCGTGCGGCGCAAGATTGGGCTCCGATGGACGCTTAGTTCGCCGCTGCGGCGTCGGCGTGTTACCGTGAGGAGTAACCGACTAGTAAGGTGGTAAGAAAATGGAGGTAACTAAACACGGTAATAGGGTTATCAGAGAGCACAGGGCCAGGTTGGGGAGCAGCTTCCGAAATCCGAATTGCGGTTTATTTTTATCCAACGGATCTTAGAGGATTTAGAATCTGTCTCGCCAACGGCCGGTTGTTTTAGCCCCTAAAAAACAGATTTTTTTTCAATGCATTTACACTATTttatagctatatttacaccatcttattactatatttacaataatATTTTCAGTGTAATTTATTAGACAGAGTGATGTAATTTAGATATAacataacttttatttttatggatTGCAGATCTCAtgccaaattttttttaaaaatacaaattatttctatgaaTTACAGATATCAGAGAATAtatcaaattattcacaaattttaGAGCAAATAACAAATTGTTCATAAATTGCAGTGGTATCCATATGTGCTCGTGAGGCCTATGACCGACGGGGACCACCTGCATGCGCTAAACTATCAATTATTTTAGAGCAAATAACAAATTATTTCTATGAATTTTAAAACTAGAGAACTTAAAACTAATATTTCGGGCTCTAAACTATCTTAAATAAAAAAATGTtaactataaagttatagatcttacTAATAATGACCACTTTTGTATAGACTATGTCAACGTATGAGgtcattttaaaattcaaaaatttgaatttcaaaatctagtaacttaaaatgaatatttgagcctctaaaatatattaaatagtaaagttataaactacaaagttgtagaccgTGTTGAGGTCTACAACTTTAATATAAAGTTTTTATTCATACAACTTCATATAAAAAAGTTATGCTCTTTTACatataaaaagaaagaaagaaagatcaCATGGCTACTGCTACATCTGCAAAACAACCACTTTAAAATAGTTAAGTAGGTACTTTGTCTGATTTTAAAAGTTAAGAAGGTATATTATCGGGTATTATAGTTTGAGTGGTCTTTCCAAATCAGCGACTAGTTCAGGGATTCTGTCATTATAATTTCATCTCCCCCTCAACCGTGCCATCTTCTGCGGTTGCCATATACAAGGGCCCAATGTCAGGCGTGTATGTGTACATGGACACCAACGTACGTTAACTCTCCGCCTCCTCCGTTAGACTCAGACCACcgtcgctctctctctctttcttctgTCAACCCCACTCCCTATCACTTTATGTGTGGGctccacatgtcatcttcttcttccctctATCATCCGTTGCTGAACTGCGGGAGACACGAGCAGCCGAGGAAGGGGAACGGTGACGGGAGACGCAAGCAGCTCGCCGCTGACGAGCTCTTCTCCGGCCACCTTGGTCTCCCCATCTTCTTTCCTCAGCAGCCTCGCCAGCTCGCCCGCGTGGCCGCGACGGCGTTGGCTTGCCGCGCGCTCGCAAGCGGCGGCTCGTGCTTGTCGGTCGGGCTACGGCCACGGCTTCGTGCTTGTGCGCCCATGTGGCCCGCGCGGAAACGGCTGGGCGGCAGCAACCCGGATCTAGACGGTCGAAGCTCGGGCGCCTACCTACCGTTGTTGAAGTCGGTCCTCCTCTGTTCCCCTCGCAGGATCCGGTCGCACATAGTTGAACTTGTCAGAATCCCAAACCAGCGAGAGGGAGAAGACGATGAACACACACGAACACAGTGGACACACGATGATTTTGGTGCTACAAAGCGGCAGCCTTTTCTGGTTGTATTGCTATGCTTAAATAAGCTATTACAAGGAAACTAATCAAGGTCTTCAATCAGACCAATCACAATCACAATCAGTGATCATGCGCCTAAATAGCTACTGGACAAATATGCTAAGTCCAAATCTAGCACACAAGGATTACAATCAAcaatctccccctaagtcttgctGTGCTTACTATTTACATCAAGCATGCCGATCTTACCTCGAAGCTCCTGAAACCGAACACGCCCGAGCGCTTTAGTGAGAATGTCACCCAGCTGCAGTTCAGTGCCAACGAACTCGACGTTGATCAGCTTCCTGTCGCAGCACTCCCGGATGAAGTGGAACTTCACATCATTATGCTTACTCCGGTCATGGTGCACGGGATTCTTCATCAATGCGATGGCGGACTTGTTGTCCACCTTGAGCTTGGGTGCGAGGATGGCTCCTCCAATGAGCTCAGCCAGCAACCGTGCCAGCCAAACTGCCTCGCATGTAGCTCCAGCAGCCGCGATGTATTCCGCCTTGCAGGACGACAGCGCAACCACCTTTTGTTTCGCCGACTGCCATGCAATTGGCCCACCggcaaggaagaagatgagacCGCTTGTGCTTTTCCGATCGTTAACGTCGCCTGCTAGGTCGTTGTCGGAGTAGCCTAGCAGCCGAGGCACTGCTCCCTTCTTTCCTCTCGGATGGTAGTGCACACCCCAGTGCACCGTGCCCACCACATAGCGAAGGACGTGCTTCATAGCTGCTAGATGCTCTTGCCGCGATGCCTCCATGAACCGGCTGAGGTAGCCCACCGCGTACGCCAGGTCCGGCCTGGAATTGCACAGATACCTCAAGCTACCAATGAGGCTACGGTACTCGGCGGCGTCCACACTTGGCGTCGAGCCTTCCTTCAGAAGTTTCAGCTTTGTCTCCATGGGCGTGGTGCTCACATTGCAACCTGCCAGCCTAGCCTTCTCGAGGATCTTGGTGGCATAGGCACTTTGGCGCAGCGTGATCCCATGAGCTCCTTGGGTGACCTCGAggccaaggtagtaggagaggAGCCCAAGATCAATCATGCGGAAGGTGCTCAACATCTGCTTTTTGAACCTCCCCACGACATCTGCATTACCTCCAGTGATGATAAGATCGTCGACGTATACGCCCATGATCAGGCGCCCTTCACCTTTGCCACGGGTGTACATCCCATGTTCGTCGATGCAACGTGTGAACCCAAGCGACAGTAGCTCGGCATCCAGCTTCTGGTTCCATGCGCGTGGAGCCTGACGAAGGCCATAGAGTGCCTTGTGAAGTCAGAGCACCTTGTGCTTGTGCTTGTCGTCGATGAAGCCAGGAGGTTGCTGGACGTAGACTTCCTCCTAGAGCTCTCCATTCAagacgccgacttgacgtccatgtgatggacGCCCCACCCATAGTGCGCCGCGATGGCGATGATCAGTCGTACCGACTCCAGTCGAGCGACCGACGTGTACACTTCCTTGAAGTCGATGCCGGGATGTTGCACATAGCCTTTAGCGATGAGGCGAGCTTTGTACTTGATGATGCCATCGTTCTCATCGCGCttaaccttgtacacccacttcaaacTGATGGCTCGGTGTCCACGCGGAAGTTCGACCAGCGACCATGTTTCATTGTCGCGGATCGACTCCATCTCATCCTCCATCGCAGCAACCCAGTTGGGGTCGCTATCGGCTTCTTGTAGCGACCTGGGTTCCTCCACTCTCACGGCGTGGCTCACTGCGTGCAGTTCAGCCTCCATGGCGTCGCGG encodes:
- the LOC136470115 gene encoding uncharacterized mitochondrial protein AtMg00820-like, with amino-acid sequence MEAELHAVSHAVRVEEPRSLQEADSDPNWVAAMEDEMESIRDNETWSLVELPRGHRAISLKWVYKVKRDENDGIIKYKARLIAKGYVQHPGIDFKEVYTSVARLESVRLIIAIAAHYGWGVHHMDVKSAS
- the LOC136473912 gene encoding uncharacterized protein, coding for MAQPEPEKWFTLGRRVVVVQVQHGANALDDRYLDLKLPLDSPPPRVTRLTALTRVGVVRGQLSIVATCNKDLLLHELERPSEPNTLNIFLALDTDTDFMPDERAAAAAGRRVFDVTATRLLNRTPGLPHFSGVRNVGFLSIRGGNGTNVVAELQATNREADNTVPFITCRSHQDQENDTLEWEWNQTYLTWPVLDDEANPQWTTHDVIAHDEKLWWVNLSRGLVACDPAPVQDLLPTLEFVALPVLAGFENRHEPLAQIDRYRIVGVSAGEMRFVDVARRRNDPEGQTRVVVWTLDLPQAIGDARWEDNPRQTTLANIWNSANYVQMPRDVVPVVALVHPNEPAVVYFFLEQYVFSVDVNQSAVVHFAVMPEDGVPRPINQRDVLAWKRPPFKTVPLQVVYEKTKHQAQYQQG